The following are encoded together in the Cerasicoccus sp. TK19100 genome:
- the zwf gene encoding glucose-6-phosphate dehydrogenase, protein MLNTDASERHPFLQGLSKHRGAPPTVIVIFGASGDLTARKLIPALYNLGLDNLLPRDFHLIGYGRKPIPDEDFRNDAEDALKKFSRRPLNDDLFQHLRPNIAYHAGGYDELKAFEDLREKMLGIEKELGRDVQFMFYISTPPSVFKPILENLGASGLAKHGEGTDLASKVVIEKPFGRDLATARELNQIITNQFDEKQVYRIDHYLGKETVQDLMVLRFANSIFEPLWNRNYVECVQITVAESLGVGTRGGYYDQSGATRDMLQNHTMQLLALTAMEPPVSLSAEDIRDEKVKLLKAIQPMKTGPDGDVVRAQYSEGLIDGERVPGYMQEKDIPDTSYTETFAALRMSIDNWRWQGVPFYLRSGKRLARRVSEIAIQFKQPSGSLFSDPSRFDLASNTLVIQIQPDEGVTLLMNSKIPGLETRTQPVKMHFRYATTFGSNTPEAYERLILDAMVGDSTLFIRGDETETSWKLYTPVLEHWAECGRKGLEEYASGSWGPLAADRLLWQRKHEWRRAGP, encoded by the coding sequence ATGTTAAATACGGACGCTTCCGAACGTCACCCTTTTCTGCAAGGCCTGAGCAAGCACCGCGGTGCCCCGCCCACGGTGATCGTCATTTTTGGCGCATCGGGTGACCTCACTGCCCGCAAGCTGATCCCGGCGCTTTACAATCTGGGCCTCGACAATCTGCTCCCGCGCGACTTCCACCTGATCGGCTATGGCCGCAAGCCCATCCCCGACGAAGACTTCCGCAACGACGCCGAGGACGCGCTGAAGAAATTCTCCCGCCGTCCGCTCAACGACGATCTATTCCAACACCTGCGCCCGAACATTGCCTACCACGCCGGCGGTTACGACGAGCTAAAGGCCTTCGAGGACCTGCGCGAGAAGATGCTCGGCATCGAGAAGGAACTCGGCCGCGACGTGCAGTTCATGTTCTACATTTCGACGCCGCCAAGCGTCTTTAAGCCGATTCTGGAAAACCTCGGTGCCAGCGGCCTGGCCAAACACGGCGAAGGCACAGACCTGGCCTCCAAGGTCGTCATCGAAAAGCCCTTTGGCCGCGACCTTGCGACCGCGCGTGAGCTCAACCAGATCATCACCAACCAATTTGACGAAAAGCAGGTCTACCGCATCGACCACTACTTGGGCAAAGAAACCGTCCAGGATTTGATGGTGCTGCGCTTTGCCAACAGCATTTTCGAACCCCTCTGGAACCGCAACTACGTGGAGTGCGTGCAGATCACCGTGGCCGAAAGCCTCGGCGTGGGCACGCGCGGCGGTTACTACGACCAGTCCGGCGCGACCCGAGACATGCTGCAAAACCACACCATGCAGCTCCTCGCCCTGACCGCGATGGAGCCGCCCGTCTCCCTCTCTGCCGAGGACATTCGCGACGAGAAGGTGAAACTGCTCAAGGCCATCCAGCCGATGAAAACCGGCCCCGATGGCGATGTCGTCCGCGCGCAATACAGCGAAGGCCTCATCGACGGCGAACGCGTCCCCGGCTACATGCAGGAAAAGGACATCCCGGACACTTCCTACACGGAAACCTTCGCCGCGCTACGCATGTCCATCGACAACTGGCGCTGGCAGGGCGTCCCCTTTTACCTGCGCAGCGGCAAGCGCCTGGCTCGCCGTGTGTCAGAGATCGCCATTCAGTTCAAGCAGCCCTCGGGCAGCCTGTTCAGCGACCCTTCGCGCTTCGACTTGGCCTCGAACACACTCGTCATCCAGATCCAGCCGGACGAGGGCGTCACCCTGCTGATGAATTCCAAGATCCCCGGTCTGGAAACACGCACCCAGCCGGTGAAGATGCACTTCCGCTACGCGACCACTTTTGGCTCGAACACCCCGGAAGCCTACGAGCGCCTGATCCTCGATGCGATGGTCGGCGACTCCACGCTCTTCATCCGTGGTGACGAGACCGAGACCTCCTGGAAGCTTTACACACCCGTGCTCGAGCACTGGGCCGAATGCGGCCGCAAGGGGCTCGAAGAATACGCCTCCGGATCCTGGGGTCCGCTGGCCGCAGACCGCCTGCTCTGGCAGCGCAAGCACGAATGGCGTCGCGCCGGTCCGTAG
- a CDS encoding YraN family protein, translating to MLQRLRQLITPKDAPNERAARGQLGEKKAAQLLKKKGLRILHRNWRAGKDELDIIALDGATFVFVEVRSRNASAKVSGYHSVTAKKKACLLRACRAFLRQQRPRPAHFRFDIVEVRLGNDDELTIHHYENVSLFPDSFI from the coding sequence ATGCTGCAACGCCTGCGACAGCTCATCACGCCCAAGGACGCTCCCAACGAGCGGGCGGCGCGTGGGCAGCTGGGTGAAAAGAAGGCCGCACAGCTCCTGAAAAAGAAGGGGTTGCGCATCCTTCACCGCAACTGGCGGGCGGGCAAAGACGAGTTGGACATCATCGCGCTCGACGGGGCCACGTTTGTCTTTGTCGAAGTGCGCAGCCGCAATGCCAGCGCCAAAGTCAGCGGTTACCACAGTGTGACGGCGAAGAAAAAAGCCTGTCTCCTGCGCGCCTGCCGTGCCTTTTTGCGCCAACAACGCCCCCGACCGGCACATTTTAGATTTGATATTGTCGAAGTCAGGCTTGGCAACGACGACGAATTGACTATTCATCACTACGAGAACGTTTCGCTGTTTCCAGACAGCTTCATCTGA